The Urocitellus parryii isolate mUroPar1 chromosome 6, mUroPar1.hap1, whole genome shotgun sequence genome includes a window with the following:
- the Anp32a gene encoding acidic leucine-rich nuclear phosphoprotein 32 family member A isoform X3 produces the protein MDMDKRIHLELRNRTPSDVKELVLDNCRSNEGKIEGLTDKFEELEFLSTINVGLTSVANLPKLNKLKKLELSDNRISGGLEVLAERCPNLTHLNLSGNKIKDLSTIEPLKNLENLKSLDLFNCEVTNLNDYRENVFKLLPQLTYLDGYDQDDKEASDSDAEGYVEGLDDDEEDEDEEEYDEDAQIVEDEEDEYEEEEGEEEDVSGEEEEDEEGYNDGEVDDEEDEEELGEEERGQKRKREPEDEGEDDD, from the exons GTGAAAGAACTTGTCCTGGACAACTGTCGGTCGAATGAAGGCAAAATTGAAGGCCTCACAGACAAATTTGAAGAACTGGAATTCCTAAGTACAATCAACGTAGGCCTCACCTCAGTCGCCAACTTACCAAAGTTAAACAAACTCAAGAAG CTCGAACTAAGCGATAACAGAATCTCAGGGGGCCTGGAAGTATTGGCAGAAAGGTGTCCGAACCTTACGCATCTAAATTTAAGTGGCAACAAAATTAAAGACCTCAGCACAATAGAGCCACTG AAGAACTTAGAGAACCTCAAGAGCTTAGACCTTTTCAATTGTGAGGTAACCAACCTGAACGACTACCGAGAAAACGTGTTCAAGCTCCTCCCACAGCTCACGTATCTTGATGGCTATGACCAGGACGACAAGGAGGCCTCCGACTCCGATGCTGAGGGCTATGTGGAGGGTCTGGACGATGACGAGGAGGATGAGGATG AGGAGGAGTATGATGAAGATGCTCAGATAGTGGAAGATGAGGAAGACGAAtatgaagaggaggaaggggaagaggaggatgtGAGTGGAGAGGAGGAG GAGGATGAAGAAGGTTATAACGACGGGGAAGTCGACGatgaggaagatgaggaagaacTTGGCG AAGAAGAAAGGGGTCAGAAGCGAAAACGAGAACCTGAAGATGAGGGAGAAGATGATGACTAA
- the Anp32a gene encoding acidic leucine-rich nuclear phosphoprotein 32 family member A isoform X2, with amino-acid sequence MWPRGRTDRPGVCSFSGSDRVKELVLDNCRSNEGKIEGLTDKFEELEFLSTINVGLTSVANLPKLNKLKKLELSDNRISGGLEVLAERCPNLTHLNLSGNKIKDLSTIEPLKNLENLKSLDLFNCEVTNLNDYRENVFKLLPQLTYLDGYDQDDKEASDSDAEGYVEGLDDDEEDEDEEEYDEDAQIVEDEEDEYEEEEGEEEDVSGEEEEDEEGYNDGEVDDEEDEEELGEEERGQKRKREPEDEGEDDD; translated from the exons GTGAAAGAACTTGTCCTGGACAACTGTCGGTCGAATGAAGGCAAAATTGAAGGCCTCACAGACAAATTTGAAGAACTGGAATTCCTAAGTACAATCAACGTAGGCCTCACCTCAGTCGCCAACTTACCAAAGTTAAACAAACTCAAGAAG CTCGAACTAAGCGATAACAGAATCTCAGGGGGCCTGGAAGTATTGGCAGAAAGGTGTCCGAACCTTACGCATCTAAATTTAAGTGGCAACAAAATTAAAGACCTCAGCACAATAGAGCCACTG AAGAACTTAGAGAACCTCAAGAGCTTAGACCTTTTCAATTGTGAGGTAACCAACCTGAACGACTACCGAGAAAACGTGTTCAAGCTCCTCCCACAGCTCACGTATCTTGATGGCTATGACCAGGACGACAAGGAGGCCTCCGACTCCGATGCTGAGGGCTATGTGGAGGGTCTGGACGATGACGAGGAGGATGAGGATG AGGAGGAGTATGATGAAGATGCTCAGATAGTGGAAGATGAGGAAGACGAAtatgaagaggaggaaggggaagaggaggatgtGAGTGGAGAGGAGGAG GAGGATGAAGAAGGTTATAACGACGGGGAAGTCGACGatgaggaagatgaggaagaacTTGGCG AAGAAGAAAGGGGTCAGAAGCGAAAACGAGAACCTGAAGATGAGGGAGAAGATGATGACTAA